The Castor canadensis chromosome 8, mCasCan1.hap1v2, whole genome shotgun sequence genome contains a region encoding:
- the LOC109690377 gene encoding patr class I histocompatibility antigen, A-2 alpha chain-like isoform X4 — protein MGSDAASPRMEPRAPWMEQVGPEYWERETRIAKHAIQIYRVGLNNLRDYYNHSETGSHTLQRMFGCEVGPDRRFLRGYWQHAYDGRDYISLNEDLRSWTAADTAAHITKRRWEAAGEAQQERAYLEGTCVEWLLRHRENGKETLQRTDPPKTHITHHPISDQKVTLRCWTLGFYPAEIILTWQRDEEDMELVETRPAGDGTFQKWAAVVVPSGEEQRYTCHVQHEGLREPLTLRWESSPQSTIPIMGIIAGLVLLGAVVAGAVVSVVMWTNCSDRKIRSYMPAASSCVFVLQPGMVPRALSCLSQLKKCETAALYGTE, from the exons ATGGGCAG CGACGCCGCGAGCCCGAGGATGGAGCCGCGGGCGCCGTGGATGGAGCAGGTGGGGCCGGAGTACTGGGAGCGGGAGACGCGGATAGCCAAGCACGCCATACAGATTTACCGAGTGGGCTTGAACAACCTGCGTGACTACTACAATCACAGTGAGACCG GTTCCCACACTCTGCAAAGAATGTTTGGCTGCGAAGTGGGGCCGGACCGGCGCTTCCTCCGTGGGTACTGGCAGCACGCCTACGATGGCCGTGATTACATCTCCCTGAACGAGGACCTGCGCTCCTGGACCGCGGCGGACACCGCGGCTCACATCACCAAGCGCAGGTGGGAAGCGGCAGGGGAAGCCCAGCAAGAGAGGGCCTATCTGGAGGGAACGTGCGTGGAATGGCTCCTCAGGCACCGGGAGAATGGGAAGGAGACATTGCAGCGCACAG ACCCACCGAAGACACATATCACCCACCACCCCATCTCTGACCAGAAGGTCACCCTGAGGTGCTGGACCCTGGGCTTCTACCCTGCGGAGATCATTCTGACTTGGCAGAGAGATGAAGAGGACATGGAGCTTGTGGAGACCAGGCCTGCAGGGGATGGAACCTTCCAGAAGTGGGCAGCTGTGGTGGTGCCTTCGGGGGAGGAGCAGAGATACACGTGCCACGTGCAGCATGAGGGGCTGCGTGAGCCCCTCACCCTGAGATGGG AATCATCTCCTCAGTCCACCATCCCCATCATGGGAATTATTGCTGGCTTGGTTCTCCTTGGAGCTGTGGTTGCTGGAGCTGTGGTGTCTGTGGTGATGTGGACAAATTGCTCAG ATAGAAAAATACGGAGCTACATGCCAGCTGCCA GCTCCTGTGTATTTGTACTCCAGCCAGGGATGGTGCCCAGAGCTCTGAGTTGTCTCTCCCAGCTTAAGAAG TGTGAGACAGCTGCCCTGTATGGAACTGAGTGA
- the LOC109690377 gene encoding patr class I histocompatibility antigen, A-126 alpha chain-like isoform X3, translated as MVPRDLLLLLSGFLALTKTWAGSHSMRYFHTAVSRPGRGEPRFIAVGYVDDTQFVRFDSDAASPRMEPRAPWMEQVGPEYWERETRIAKHAIQIYRVGLNNLRDYYNHSETGSHTLQRMFGCEVGPDRRFLRGYWQHAYDGRDYISLNEDLRSWTAADTAAHITKRRWEAAGEAQQERAYLEGTCVEWLLRHRENGKETLQRTDPPKTHITHHPISDQKVTLRCWTLGFYPAEIILTWQRDEEDMELVETRPAGDGTFQKWAAVVVPSGEEQRYTCHVQHEGLREPLTLRWESSPQSTIPIMGIIAGLVLLGAVVAGAVVSVVMWTNCSDRKIRSYMPAASSCVFVLQPGMVPRALSCLSQLKKCETAALYGTE; from the exons ATGGTGCCCCGAGACCTCCTCCTGCTGCTCTCAGGGTTCTTGGCCCTGACCAAGACATGGGCAG GCTCCCATTCCATGAGATATTTCCACACTGCGGTGTCCCGGCCCGGCCGCGGGGAGCCCCGCTTCATCGCCGTGGGCTACGTGGACGACACGCAGTTCGTGCGCTTCGACAGCGACGCCGCGAGCCCGAGGATGGAGCCGCGGGCGCCGTGGATGGAGCAGGTGGGGCCGGAGTACTGGGAGCGGGAGACGCGGATAGCCAAGCACGCCATACAGATTTACCGAGTGGGCTTGAACAACCTGCGTGACTACTACAATCACAGTGAGACCG GTTCCCACACTCTGCAAAGAATGTTTGGCTGCGAAGTGGGGCCGGACCGGCGCTTCCTCCGTGGGTACTGGCAGCACGCCTACGATGGCCGTGATTACATCTCCCTGAACGAGGACCTGCGCTCCTGGACCGCGGCGGACACCGCGGCTCACATCACCAAGCGCAGGTGGGAAGCGGCAGGGGAAGCCCAGCAAGAGAGGGCCTATCTGGAGGGAACGTGCGTGGAATGGCTCCTCAGGCACCGGGAGAATGGGAAGGAGACATTGCAGCGCACAG ACCCACCGAAGACACATATCACCCACCACCCCATCTCTGACCAGAAGGTCACCCTGAGGTGCTGGACCCTGGGCTTCTACCCTGCGGAGATCATTCTGACTTGGCAGAGAGATGAAGAGGACATGGAGCTTGTGGAGACCAGGCCTGCAGGGGATGGAACCTTCCAGAAGTGGGCAGCTGTGGTGGTGCCTTCGGGGGAGGAGCAGAGATACACGTGCCACGTGCAGCATGAGGGGCTGCGTGAGCCCCTCACCCTGAGATGGG AATCATCTCCTCAGTCCACCATCCCCATCATGGGAATTATTGCTGGCTTGGTTCTCCTTGGAGCTGTGGTTGCTGGAGCTGTGGTGTCTGTGGTGATGTGGACAAATTGCTCAG ATAGAAAAATACGGAGCTACATGCCAGCTGCCA GCTCCTGTGTATTTGTACTCCAGCCAGGGATGGTGCCCAGAGCTCTGAGTTGTCTCTCCCAGCTTAAGAAG TGTGAGACAGCTGCCCTGTATGGAACTGAGTGA
- the LOC109690377 gene encoding patr class I histocompatibility antigen, A-126 alpha chain-like isoform X1, producing MVPRDLLLLLSGFLALTKTWAGTPVSPPPLWPHQSGTRGATEGGGSWSLSLSPHPGSHSMRYFHTAVSRPGRGEPRFIAVGYVDDTQFVRFDSDAASPRMEPRAPWMEQVGPEYWERETRIAKHAIQIYRVGLNNLRDYYNHSETGSHTLQRMFGCEVGPDRRFLRGYWQHAYDGRDYISLNEDLRSWTAADTAAHITKRRWEAAGEAQQERAYLEGTCVEWLLRHRENGKETLQRTDPPKTHITHHPISDQKVTLRCWTLGFYPAEIILTWQRDEEDMELVETRPAGDGTFQKWAAVVVPSGEEQRYTCHVQHEGLREPLTLRWESSPQSTIPIMGIIAGLVLLGAVVAGAVVSVVMWTNCSDRKIRSYMPAASSCVFVLQPGMVPRALSCLSQLKKCETAALYGTE from the exons ATGGTGCCCCGAGACCTCCTCCTGCTGCTCTCAGGGTTCTTGGCCCTGACCAAGACATGGGCAG GAACCCCCGTGTCCCCTCCTCCCCTGTGGCCTCATCAATCTGGGACCCGGGGTGCCACTGAAGGAGGAGGGTCGTGGAGTCTCAGCCTATCCCCGCACCCAGGCTCCCATTCCATGAGATATTTCCACACTGCGGTGTCCCGGCCCGGCCGCGGGGAGCCCCGCTTCATCGCCGTGGGCTACGTGGACGACACGCAGTTCGTGCGCTTCGACAGCGACGCCGCGAGCCCGAGGATGGAGCCGCGGGCGCCGTGGATGGAGCAGGTGGGGCCGGAGTACTGGGAGCGGGAGACGCGGATAGCCAAGCACGCCATACAGATTTACCGAGTGGGCTTGAACAACCTGCGTGACTACTACAATCACAGTGAGACCG GTTCCCACACTCTGCAAAGAATGTTTGGCTGCGAAGTGGGGCCGGACCGGCGCTTCCTCCGTGGGTACTGGCAGCACGCCTACGATGGCCGTGATTACATCTCCCTGAACGAGGACCTGCGCTCCTGGACCGCGGCGGACACCGCGGCTCACATCACCAAGCGCAGGTGGGAAGCGGCAGGGGAAGCCCAGCAAGAGAGGGCCTATCTGGAGGGAACGTGCGTGGAATGGCTCCTCAGGCACCGGGAGAATGGGAAGGAGACATTGCAGCGCACAG ACCCACCGAAGACACATATCACCCACCACCCCATCTCTGACCAGAAGGTCACCCTGAGGTGCTGGACCCTGGGCTTCTACCCTGCGGAGATCATTCTGACTTGGCAGAGAGATGAAGAGGACATGGAGCTTGTGGAGACCAGGCCTGCAGGGGATGGAACCTTCCAGAAGTGGGCAGCTGTGGTGGTGCCTTCGGGGGAGGAGCAGAGATACACGTGCCACGTGCAGCATGAGGGGCTGCGTGAGCCCCTCACCCTGAGATGGG AATCATCTCCTCAGTCCACCATCCCCATCATGGGAATTATTGCTGGCTTGGTTCTCCTTGGAGCTGTGGTTGCTGGAGCTGTGGTGTCTGTGGTGATGTGGACAAATTGCTCAG ATAGAAAAATACGGAGCTACATGCCAGCTGCCA GCTCCTGTGTATTTGTACTCCAGCCAGGGATGGTGCCCAGAGCTCTGAGTTGTCTCTCCCAGCTTAAGAAG TGTGAGACAGCTGCCCTGTATGGAACTGAGTGA
- the LOC109690375 gene encoding HLA class I histocompatibility antigen, alpha chain G-like isoform X2 has translation MGLRTLFLLLSGALTLTKTWAGFHSLRYFHTAVSRPGSREAFYTSVGYVDDTQFVRFDSDAANPRVEPRAPWAEQAGPEYWEQQTRIAEAHAQKLRSNLRATLSYYNHSEDDAHSLQWTSGCDLGPDGRLLRGYEQFAYDGDDHISLNEDLRSWTAMNTAAQMTRRKWEASGDAEHYRAYLEEECLEWLRRYLEKGREALLRTDPPKMHITHHPMSDYMVTLRCWALGFYPAEITLTWQQDGEDQTQDMELVETRPAGDGTFQKWAAVVVSSGQEQRYTCHVQHEGLPEPLTLRWERSSQFSSTIMVIVVGLLVAVVIGTVVIFQKWRKKRTGGHNKYDQYHMACRV, from the exons ATGGGACTTCGAACCCTGTTCCTGCTGCTTTCGGGTGCTCTGACTCTGACCAAGACCTGGGCGG GTTTCCACTCCCTGCGGTATTTCCACACCGCGGTGTCCCGGCCCGGCAGCAGGGAGGCTTTCTACACGTCGGTCGGCTACGTGGACGACACGCAGTTCGTGCGCTTCGACAGCGACGCCGCGAACCCGCGGGTGGAGCCGCGGGCGCCGTGGGCCGAGCAGGCGGGGCCGGAGTACTGGGAGCAGCAGACGCGGATCGCTGAGGCCCACGCGCAGAAACTGCGCTCCAACCTGCGCGCCACCCTCAGCTACTACAACCACAGTGAGGACG ACGCCCATTCCTTACAGTGGACCTCTGGCTGTGACCTTGGGCCTGATGGGCGCCTTCTCCGCGGGTACGAGCAGTTCGCCTACGACGGCGACGATCACATCTCGCTGAACGAGGACCTGCGCTCCTGGACCGCGATGAACACGGCCGCTCAGATGACGAGGCGCAAGTGGGAAGCGTCGGGAGATGCGGAGCACTACAGGGCCTACCTGGAGGAGGAGTGCTTGGAGTGGCTCCGCAGATAcctggagaaggggagggaggcgCTGCTGCGCACAG ACCCTCCAAAGATGCACATAACCCACCATCCTATGTCTGACTATATGGTCACCCTGAGGTGCTGGGCCCTGGGTTTCTACCCTGCGGAGATCACCCTGACCTGGCAGCAGGATGGGGAGGACCAGACCCAGGACATGGAGCTTGTGGAGACCAGGCCTGCAGGGGATGGAACCTTCCAGAAGTGGGCAGCTGTGGTGGTGTCTTCTGGGCAGGAGCAGAGATACACGTGCCATGTGCAGCATGAAGGGCTGCCTGAGCCCCTCACCCTGAGATGGG agaGGTCTTCCCAGTTCTCCAGCACCATCATGGTAATTGTTGTTGGCCTACTTGTAGCTGTGGTCATTGGAACTGTCGTGATTTTTCAGAAgtggagaaaaaagagaacag GTGGGCACAATAAATATGACCAATATCACATGGCTTGTCGAG TGTGA
- the LOC109690375 gene encoding HLA class I histocompatibility antigen, alpha chain G-like isoform X1: MGLRTLFLLLSGALTLTKTWAGFHSLRYFHTAVSRPGSREAFYTSVGYVDDTQFVRFDSDAANPRVEPRAPWAEQAGPEYWEQQTRIAEAHAQKLRSNLRATLSYYNHSEDDAHSLQWTSGCDLGPDGRLLRGYEQFAYDGDDHISLNEDLRSWTAMNTAAQMTRRKWEASGDAEHYRAYLEEECLEWLRRYLEKGREALLRTDPPKMHITHHPMSDYMVTLRCWALGFYPAEITLTWQQDGEDQTQDMELVETRPAGDGTFQKWAAVVVSSGQEQRYTCHVQHEGLPEPLTLRWERSSQFSSTIMVIVVGLLVAVVIGTVVIFQKWRKKRTGTISPGLKRKSLSPPAPFHAHSLASRFTLASCLLKSPAGEFLEKLISVTAQTTVTPSLQI; this comes from the exons ATGGGACTTCGAACCCTGTTCCTGCTGCTTTCGGGTGCTCTGACTCTGACCAAGACCTGGGCGG GTTTCCACTCCCTGCGGTATTTCCACACCGCGGTGTCCCGGCCCGGCAGCAGGGAGGCTTTCTACACGTCGGTCGGCTACGTGGACGACACGCAGTTCGTGCGCTTCGACAGCGACGCCGCGAACCCGCGGGTGGAGCCGCGGGCGCCGTGGGCCGAGCAGGCGGGGCCGGAGTACTGGGAGCAGCAGACGCGGATCGCTGAGGCCCACGCGCAGAAACTGCGCTCCAACCTGCGCGCCACCCTCAGCTACTACAACCACAGTGAGGACG ACGCCCATTCCTTACAGTGGACCTCTGGCTGTGACCTTGGGCCTGATGGGCGCCTTCTCCGCGGGTACGAGCAGTTCGCCTACGACGGCGACGATCACATCTCGCTGAACGAGGACCTGCGCTCCTGGACCGCGATGAACACGGCCGCTCAGATGACGAGGCGCAAGTGGGAAGCGTCGGGAGATGCGGAGCACTACAGGGCCTACCTGGAGGAGGAGTGCTTGGAGTGGCTCCGCAGATAcctggagaaggggagggaggcgCTGCTGCGCACAG ACCCTCCAAAGATGCACATAACCCACCATCCTATGTCTGACTATATGGTCACCCTGAGGTGCTGGGCCCTGGGTTTCTACCCTGCGGAGATCACCCTGACCTGGCAGCAGGATGGGGAGGACCAGACCCAGGACATGGAGCTTGTGGAGACCAGGCCTGCAGGGGATGGAACCTTCCAGAAGTGGGCAGCTGTGGTGGTGTCTTCTGGGCAGGAGCAGAGATACACGTGCCATGTGCAGCATGAAGGGCTGCCTGAGCCCCTCACCCTGAGATGGG agaGGTCTTCCCAGTTCTCCAGCACCATCATGGTAATTGTTGTTGGCCTACTTGTAGCTGTGGTCATTGGAACTGTCGTGATTTTTCAGAAgtggagaaaaaagagaacag GCACAATCTCTCCAGGCTTAAAGAGAAAATCTCTGTCCCCGCCCGCTCCATTCCATGCTCACTCTCTGGCATCACGTTTCACTCTGGCAAGTTGTCTTCTAAAGAGTCCAGCTGGAGAG TTCTTAGAGAAGCTAATTAGCGTCACAGCCCAGACCACAGTGACCCCTTCTCTTCAAATCTGA
- the LOC109690377 gene encoding HLA class I histocompatibility antigen, A alpha chain-like isoform X2: protein MVPRDLLLLLSGFLALTKTWAGTPVSPPPLWPHQSGTRGATEGGGSWSLSLSPHPGSHSMRYFHTAVSRPGRGEPRFIAVGYVDDTQFVRFDSDAASPRMEPRAPWMEQVGPEYWERETRIAKHAIQIYRVGLNNLRDYYNHSETVGPDRRFLRGYWQHAYDGRDYISLNEDLRSWTAADTAAHITKRRWEAAGEAQQERAYLEGTCVEWLLRHRENGKETLQRTDPPKTHITHHPISDQKVTLRCWTLGFYPAEIILTWQRDEEDMELVETRPAGDGTFQKWAAVVVPSGEEQRYTCHVQHEGLREPLTLRWESSPQSTIPIMGIIAGLVLLGAVVAGAVVSVVMWTNCSDRKIRSYMPAASSCVFVLQPGMVPRALSCLSQLKKCETAALYGTE, encoded by the exons ATGGTGCCCCGAGACCTCCTCCTGCTGCTCTCAGGGTTCTTGGCCCTGACCAAGACATGGGCAG GAACCCCCGTGTCCCCTCCTCCCCTGTGGCCTCATCAATCTGGGACCCGGGGTGCCACTGAAGGAGGAGGGTCGTGGAGTCTCAGCCTATCCCCGCACCCAGGCTCCCATTCCATGAGATATTTCCACACTGCGGTGTCCCGGCCCGGCCGCGGGGAGCCCCGCTTCATCGCCGTGGGCTACGTGGACGACACGCAGTTCGTGCGCTTCGACAGCGACGCCGCGAGCCCGAGGATGGAGCCGCGGGCGCCGTGGATGGAGCAGGTGGGGCCGGAGTACTGGGAGCGGGAGACGCGGATAGCCAAGCACGCCATACAGATTTACCGAGTGGGCTTGAACAACCTGCGTGACTACTACAATCACAGTGAGACCG TGGGGCCGGACCGGCGCTTCCTCCGTGGGTACTGGCAGCACGCCTACGATGGCCGTGATTACATCTCCCTGAACGAGGACCTGCGCTCCTGGACCGCGGCGGACACCGCGGCTCACATCACCAAGCGCAGGTGGGAAGCGGCAGGGGAAGCCCAGCAAGAGAGGGCCTATCTGGAGGGAACGTGCGTGGAATGGCTCCTCAGGCACCGGGAGAATGGGAAGGAGACATTGCAGCGCACAG ACCCACCGAAGACACATATCACCCACCACCCCATCTCTGACCAGAAGGTCACCCTGAGGTGCTGGACCCTGGGCTTCTACCCTGCGGAGATCATTCTGACTTGGCAGAGAGATGAAGAGGACATGGAGCTTGTGGAGACCAGGCCTGCAGGGGATGGAACCTTCCAGAAGTGGGCAGCTGTGGTGGTGCCTTCGGGGGAGGAGCAGAGATACACGTGCCACGTGCAGCATGAGGGGCTGCGTGAGCCCCTCACCCTGAGATGGG AATCATCTCCTCAGTCCACCATCCCCATCATGGGAATTATTGCTGGCTTGGTTCTCCTTGGAGCTGTGGTTGCTGGAGCTGTGGTGTCTGTGGTGATGTGGACAAATTGCTCAG ATAGAAAAATACGGAGCTACATGCCAGCTGCCA GCTCCTGTGTATTTGTACTCCAGCCAGGGATGGTGCCCAGAGCTCTGAGTTGTCTCTCCCAGCTTAAGAAG TGTGAGACAGCTGCCCTGTATGGAACTGAGTGA